A stretch of the Paenibacillus dendritiformis genome encodes the following:
- the aroQ gene encoding type II 3-dehydroquinate dehydratase: MASYLLLNGPNLNMLGIREPGVYGDESLAAIEGRLTRMAEEWGVRLETFQSNHEGELIDRIHAAYGTHDGILINPGALTHYSYALRDAISAVNIPTVEVHMSNIHKREAFRHVSVTAPVVLGQIAGFGSRSYELGLMALHQAVSDVKRE, translated from the coding sequence TTGGCTTCCTATCTGTTATTGAACGGACCGAATCTGAACATGCTCGGCATTCGCGAGCCCGGCGTCTATGGCGACGAATCGTTGGCGGCGATCGAGGGCAGGCTGACGAGAATGGCGGAGGAATGGGGCGTCCGGCTGGAGACCTTCCAGAGCAATCATGAAGGCGAGCTGATCGATCGCATCCATGCCGCTTACGGTACGCATGACGGCATTCTGATTAATCCGGGCGCTCTGACGCATTATAGCTATGCGCTCCGTGACGCCATTAGCGCCGTGAACATCCCGACAGTTGAAGTCCATATGTCGAACATACATAAAAGGGAAGCCTTCCGGCATGTGTCGGTAACCGCACCGGTTGTCCTCGGTCAGATTGCGGGATTCGGATCGAGGTCCTACGAGTTGGGCCTAATGGCGCTTCATCAGGCCGTAAGCGATGTGAAGCGGGAATAA
- a CDS encoding M24 family metallopeptidase, whose product MSQHRITRLREAMEARGLEALLVTSAVNRTYLTGFTGSSGYVFISAERAVLMTDFRYTTQAADQAKHMEVVEHAPRMTDTLKQLLSEAGLTRIGFEQEHVTYSTYAAYSEQLQGIGMVPVGRLVEDLRMIKDAEELAVMREAAQLADKTFSHILGFIKPGVREKDLALEMEFFMRKHGATSSSFDTIVASGERSALPHGVASERVIQGNEFIKFDFGALYNGYCSDLTRTVVLGTPSDKHRDIYNIVLEAQLNALAHIRPGMTGREADALARDIIKRHGYGDQFGHSTGHGVGMEIHEMPRLASSSDDVLTPGMTVTVEPGIYLPGFGGVRIEDDIVITDSGIEIITHSTKELLVLDM is encoded by the coding sequence ATGAGTCAACACCGCATTACTCGGTTAAGAGAAGCGATGGAAGCTCGCGGCTTGGAAGCACTGCTTGTGACCAGTGCGGTTAACCGGACCTATTTGACCGGATTTACCGGATCTTCAGGCTATGTCTTCATTTCAGCCGAGCGGGCGGTTCTAATGACGGATTTCCGTTACACGACGCAAGCGGCGGATCAGGCGAAGCATATGGAAGTGGTGGAGCACGCGCCGAGAATGACAGACACGCTGAAGCAGCTGCTGTCGGAGGCCGGCTTGACCCGAATCGGCTTCGAGCAGGAGCACGTGACCTATTCCACCTATGCCGCCTACAGCGAGCAGCTCCAAGGGATCGGGATGGTTCCGGTCGGCAGACTCGTCGAAGATCTGCGGATGATCAAGGACGCGGAGGAATTGGCGGTAATGAGGGAAGCGGCCCAGCTGGCCGACAAAACCTTCAGTCACATTCTGGGCTTCATCAAGCCGGGCGTGCGGGAGAAGGATCTCGCATTGGAAATGGAATTCTTCATGCGCAAGCATGGGGCCACATCCAGCTCGTTCGATACGATCGTCGCTTCCGGGGAGCGTTCGGCGCTTCCGCACGGCGTGGCGAGCGAACGGGTCATTCAAGGCAACGAATTCATCAAATTTGATTTCGGCGCATTGTATAACGGCTACTGTTCCGATCTGACACGGACCGTCGTACTCGGCACTCCGTCGGATAAACACCGGGACATTTATAATATTGTACTGGAAGCGCAGCTGAATGCGCTGGCTCACATCCGTCCAGGGATGACGGGACGGGAAGCCGACGCGTTGGCGCGCGATATTATCAAGCGCCATGGATATGGCGATCAGTTCGGGCACAGCACCGGGCACGGCGTAGGCATGGAAATTCATGAAATGCCCCGTCTTGCCTCTTCGTCCGATGATGTGCTTACCCCGGGCATGACCGTAACGGTCGAGCCGGGCATCTATTTGCCAGGCTTCGGCGGGGTGCGCATTGAGGATGATATTGTCATTACGGACAGCGGAATCGAGATTATTACTCATTCGACCAAGGAACTGCTCGTATTGGACATGTAG
- a CDS encoding YqhR family membrane protein translates to MNERQTRKQQKRTNPFTFGVLTGFFAGLIWGGLHWLSYIFHFTIIVPGFLVEPYFKHAYLTTGYGQLLGLGSFIVFSILAALLYVLLLRKVPGPWAGVIFGLVWWVILFVAPGPLLGLVPPVRHTTWNTIWTESCTMLLWGLFIGYTVATEFNEEREREPEDADQSGASGEPQDSPGNGENDGGGDAPDDRGQPQPVM, encoded by the coding sequence ATGAACGAACGTCAGACCCGCAAGCAGCAAAAGCGTACGAATCCGTTCACGTTCGGCGTGCTGACCGGTTTTTTTGCCGGATTGATATGGGGAGGATTGCATTGGCTAAGCTATATTTTTCACTTTACGATAATCGTGCCCGGTTTTTTGGTCGAGCCGTATTTTAAGCATGCCTATTTGACCACGGGGTACGGCCAGCTTCTCGGCCTGGGCTCATTCATCGTTTTCTCGATTCTGGCGGCGCTGCTGTACGTGCTTCTGCTCCGCAAAGTGCCCGGTCCTTGGGCGGGCGTCATCTTCGGCCTGGTGTGGTGGGTGATCCTGTTCGTCGCTCCCGGGCCGCTGCTGGGATTGGTTCCGCCGGTACGTCACACGACATGGAATACGATATGGACAGAATCATGCACGATGCTGCTGTGGGGACTGTTCATCGGCTACACCGTGGCGACGGAATTCAATGAGGAGCGGGAGCGAGAGCCCGAAGATGCAGATCAATCCGGTGCGTCAGGAGAACCGCAGGATTCGCCGGGGAATGGAGAAAATGACGGCGGCGGAGATGCACCCGACGACCGCGGGCAGCCTCAGCCTGTCATGTAA